The Halorubrum salinarum genome segment TTGGGCAAGTCGTCGTTTTGAGACCTGAGGTGCGAGACAAATCATGAGTGAGACCCCGCCAACCAGACTGGTTCTCCAGAGCCTTCTTGACGCCACAGCCGAGGTTGCGCTTTTGATAGACTCGGACGGTCTTGTCGTTGAGGAACTCCGGAACGACAGCGACCACGAGTTACTCGACTATGGCGACGAAGAGCTGACAAGCAAGACGCTGTGGAACGCGCTTCGGTCCTCTCAGCTTGAGCATCTCCGTACCACCATCGAAAAGGTATTCGACTGTGGAGAGACACGGCCGGTCGACATTCAGATCGGCGTCGAGGGAAAAACGAGACAAGTAGAGGGGACGGTGAGTCCAGTCGGTGACGGAGAGCCCCGCTTTGCGTTGTTGACGATCGAGGACACTACCCAGCAGATGGACAGACAACGTGCTCGTGATCTACTCAGCCGGGTCTTCGAGGTCGCTCCCATTGGTATCGTTGTCGTAGAACCGTCTGGGAACATATCACGGGCGAATGGGCGTGCCGAAGATATCCTTGATCTAGAGCGAGAAGAAATTACCAGTCGGACGTACAAAGATCAAGAGTGGAATATAACCTATGACGACGGCACACCGATTGCTTCCGACGAGCACCCAGTGACGAAAGTCCTACAGACTGGAGAGCCAGTTCTCGGCTTGGAACATTGGATTGAATTGCCGGATGGGACAAAAAAGTGGCTCTCAAGCCACTCTGCTCCGGTGTTGGACGAGGAGGGTGACGTTGAGTATGTCGTGGTCGGACTCGACGATATCACTCACGCGAAGTCTCGCGAAGAGCGACTGGAGTGGCTGGTTAGAAGCGAGGAACTGGCGGACATCGGCGGTTGGGAACTTGATCTCAAGACAGACACCGTCAGGGGAACGGCCGGTATGAACCAACTGCACGGAGATGACGACTATCCCCTCCCACTAGAGGAGGTCATCACACTGTATCACCCTGATGACCGTCGAGACATACGTGACGCGATCACCGCTTGTCGGGAGGAAGGCTCTCCGTTCGAGATTGAGGCCCGACGGCGGACAGCTGACGGGTACGAACGCTGGGTCCGTGTGGCTGGAGAGCGTGTCGAAGAAGAGGGAACAAAGAAAGTCCGCGGTGTCGTCCGAGACATCACGGTTGATAAGGAACGTGAGCAGCGACTCAGCGTGATGAATCGGGTATTACGACATAATATCAGGAACCGTGCGAATGTCATACTTGGGCATGCTGATCTGGTGAAGGACGAGCTGGAGAAACTCGATGTCCCGGAAGAAATAAAAACAGAACGACAGGAACTACTGGACTCGATCGAGAAGACATCAAAAGAAGGTCGGGATCTCCAGTCCGAGGTTCGCCTGTTGGAGAATTTATTGGCTGACCTACAACAGTCGTCTGTAGAACGGGCTGAGACGGGTGTTGACATGATCAGGACTGCCTCGGTAGACCTCACAGAGCTATCCGAGAAGGTGCGTGCTTTTGACGACGCAATTGACCGTATCGACACTGTGGATAATGTCGAACTCAGCTCGGTCATCGGTGCCCTGGTCACCGAGTACGGCGAAGAGTTTCCCGAGGCCGATATCAACGTTACCGGCGACGACGTGACGGTGACCGGTGACCGAGAGGTGCTTCGCGTGATCCTTCAGATCCCTATTGAGAACGCACTCCAACACTGTGAGG includes the following:
- a CDS encoding sensor histidine kinase, translating into MSETPPTRLVLQSLLDATAEVALLIDSDGLVVEELRNDSDHELLDYGDEELTSKTLWNALRSSQLEHLRTTIEKVFDCGETRPVDIQIGVEGKTRQVEGTVSPVGDGEPRFALLTIEDTTQQMDRQRARDLLSRVFEVAPIGIVVVEPSGNISRANGRAEDILDLEREEITSRTYKDQEWNITYDDGTPIASDEHPVTKVLQTGEPVLGLEHWIELPDGTKKWLSSHSAPVLDEEGDVEYVVVGLDDITHAKSREERLEWLVRSEELADIGGWELDLKTDTVRGTAGMNQLHGDDDYPLPLEEVITLYHPDDRRDIRDAITACREEGSPFEIEARRRTADGYERWVRVAGERVEEEGTKKVRGVVRDITVDKEREQRLSVMNRVLRHNIRNRANVILGHADLVKDELEKLDVPEEIKTERQELLDSIEKTSKEGRDLQSEVRLLENLLADLQQSSVERAETGVDMIRTASVDLTELSEKVRAFDDAIDRIDTVDNVELSSVIGALVTEYGEEFPEADINVTGDDVTVTGDREVLRVILQIPIENALQHCEAPELSISVTAPSSRSDRVVVSIKDDGPGIPELEKRSLEKAQETPTAHSTGIGLWTMQWLTRRIGGAVSVAENTHGGTTVELELPISFESKQALSSE